A single genomic interval of Antarcticibacterium arcticum harbors:
- the mgrA gene encoding L-glyceraldehyde 3-phosphate reductase, producing MKEYLASEQRYEKMEYRRCGKSGILLPLLSLGLWHNFGDRDDQKTARAILRSAFDNGITHFDLANNYGPPYGSAEVNFGKIFKEDFAKYRDELLISTKAGWDMWPGPYGNFGSRKYLISSLDQSLKRMGLDYVDIFYHHRPDPDTPLEETMGALDQIVRQGKALYVGVSQYSPEDTLRAANILKELGTPFLIHQPRYNMLDRWVEDGLLNTLEQIGIGSIVFSPLEQGILTSKYLDGIPANSRAAIEGGYLDSSGITPSLIKKVKQLNEIANSRNQSLAQMAVAWLLKDKRITSVLVGVSNVAQLEDNLKAIRNISFSSDELEEIEKVLVSDPA from the coding sequence ATGAAAGAATATTTAGCCTCTGAGCAACGCTATGAAAAAATGGAATATCGTCGATGTGGCAAAAGCGGAATATTGCTGCCTTTGCTTTCCCTTGGCCTTTGGCATAACTTTGGCGACAGGGACGATCAAAAAACCGCAAGGGCAATTTTAAGAAGTGCTTTTGATAACGGAATTACCCATTTTGATCTTGCCAATAACTACGGGCCGCCATACGGGTCAGCCGAAGTAAATTTTGGAAAAATTTTCAAGGAGGATTTTGCTAAATACCGCGATGAATTATTGATCTCTACCAAAGCAGGATGGGATATGTGGCCAGGACCTTATGGGAATTTTGGTTCCCGAAAATATTTGATTTCAAGTCTTGACCAGTCCTTAAAAAGAATGGGGTTGGATTATGTAGATATCTTTTATCACCACCGCCCCGATCCCGATACACCGCTCGAAGAAACTATGGGTGCCCTTGACCAGATCGTTCGGCAGGGAAAAGCACTATATGTGGGGGTTTCCCAATATTCCCCTGAAGATACCCTGAGAGCTGCAAACATTTTAAAAGAGCTGGGTACCCCTTTTCTAATTCATCAACCAAGATATAATATGTTGGATCGTTGGGTAGAGGATGGATTACTAAATACACTGGAACAGATTGGTATTGGGAGCATTGTATTTTCACCTCTGGAACAGGGAATTTTAACTTCCAAATATTTGGATGGGATCCCTGCAAATTCCCGCGCCGCTATAGAAGGAGGATATCTGGACAGCTCCGGTATCACCCCCTCGCTTATAAAAAAGGTGAAACAGTTAAATGAAATCGCCAATTCAAGAAATCAATCTCTTGCCCAAATGGCCGTGGCGTGGTTACTTAAAGATAAAAGGATCACTTCTGTACTGGTAGGTGTGAGCAACGTAGCCCAGTTAGAAGATAATCTTAAGGCAATAAGAAACATTTCATTCTCAAGCGATGAATTGGAAGAGATAGAAAAAGTTTTGGTTTCAGATCCTGCATAA
- a CDS encoding MarR family winged helix-turn-helix transcriptional regulator — MKEKTIDYVLRATWIAVSKMYNEEAGKAGSTMATGFALLSIDPETGTPSTSLGPKMGMEATSLSRILKSMEEKGLIIRKKHPKDGRSVLLHLTEFGKEMREYSKGVVLRFDEAVKEAVPEEDLKVFIRVANTMMDLIANKKIYNQETKIK; from the coding sequence ATGAAGGAAAAAACCATTGATTATGTTCTCAGGGCCACCTGGATAGCAGTTTCAAAAATGTACAATGAAGAGGCGGGAAAAGCGGGTAGCACCATGGCTACGGGCTTTGCCTTACTTAGCATTGATCCTGAAACCGGGACCCCCTCCACCTCTCTTGGGCCTAAAATGGGAATGGAAGCGACCAGTTTATCCCGCATCCTGAAATCTATGGAAGAAAAAGGACTCATTATAAGAAAAAAACATCCAAAAGATGGGCGGAGTGTACTCCTCCATCTTACTGAATTTGGAAAAGAAATGAGAGAATATTCGAAGGGGGTAGTTTTGCGATTTGATGAGGCAGTAAAGGAAGCGGTTCCCGAAGAGGACCTGAAAGTTTTTATAAGGGTTGCTAATACCATGATGGACCTAATCGCAAATAAGAAAATATATAATCAGGAAACAAAGATCAAATAA
- a CDS encoding 3-hydroxyacyl-CoA dehydrogenase/enoyl-CoA hydratase family protein has protein sequence MKRRINKVAVIGSGIMGSGIACHFANIGVEVLLLDIVPRELNEQEKKKGLTLNDKQVRNRLVNDSLQTSLKSKPSPIYHQDFANRITTGNMEDDIEKVSKVDWIIEVVVERLDIKKKVFDDLEKHRKPGTLITSNTSGIPIQQMSEGRSDDFKKHFCGTHFFNPPRYLRLFEIIPGPETSQEVLEFLNEYGEKFLGKISVIAKDTPAFIGNRVGIFSIMSLFHMVKEMDLTIEEVDKLTGPVIGRPKSATFRTVDVVGLDTLVHVANGLHKGVPQDEQHDLFALPDFIDTMVTNEWFGSKSGQGFYKKIKNEDGSSDIHSLDLNTMEYRAGKKASFATLEQTKSIEKVEDRFKVLIKGKDKAGEFYRKNLAALFAYVSNRIPEITDELYKIDDAMRAGFGWEQGPFQIWDAVGVKEGIEMMKAEGYEPAAWVKEMTESGSDSFYTVKNGNTYYYDIPQKAQTKVPGQDAFILLDNIRESKQVFKNSGVVVEDLGDGILNVEFRSKMNSIGGDVLDGLNKALDLAERDYQGLVVANNGKNFSVGANIGMIFMMAVEQEYDELNAAVKYFQDTMMRMRYSSIPTVAAPHAMTLGGGCELSLHADMVVAAAETYIGLVEFGVGVIPGGGGSKEMTLRAADTFEKDDVELNRLREHFLTIGMAKVSTSAYEAYDLGILKKGRDIVVVNPDRQLAIAKKHALLMAENGYTKPIMRKDIKVLGRQALGAFYVGTDQMLAGNYISEHDKKIANKLAYVMAGGDLSEASYVSEQYLLDLEREAFLSLTGERKTLERLEHMIKKGKPLRN, from the coding sequence ATGAAACGAAGAATTAACAAAGTTGCAGTTATTGGTTCCGGAATAATGGGAAGTGGTATAGCTTGTCATTTTGCCAATATTGGCGTGGAGGTTTTACTTCTCGATATTGTTCCAAGAGAACTTAATGAGCAGGAAAAAAAGAAAGGACTTACATTAAATGATAAGCAGGTACGAAACAGGTTGGTAAATGATTCCCTACAGACATCATTAAAATCCAAACCCTCTCCTATATATCACCAGGATTTTGCAAACCGTATTACCACCGGTAACATGGAAGATGATATCGAAAAGGTTTCAAAAGTTGACTGGATCATTGAGGTGGTAGTTGAAAGACTGGACATAAAGAAAAAGGTTTTTGATGATCTTGAAAAACATCGCAAACCTGGTACTTTAATAACCTCCAACACTTCTGGAATTCCTATCCAACAAATGAGTGAAGGGCGAAGTGATGATTTTAAAAAGCATTTCTGCGGAACCCATTTCTTCAATCCGCCGCGATATTTAAGATTATTTGAGATCATTCCGGGGCCGGAAACTTCACAGGAAGTGCTGGAATTCCTGAATGAATATGGAGAAAAATTCCTTGGGAAAATTTCAGTTATTGCAAAAGACACCCCGGCATTCATCGGGAACCGGGTTGGTATTTTCAGCATAATGAGCCTTTTCCATATGGTAAAGGAAATGGATTTGACCATCGAGGAAGTAGATAAACTTACCGGACCTGTTATAGGCAGGCCAAAATCGGCCACTTTTCGCACGGTAGACGTGGTAGGACTTGATACGCTGGTACATGTAGCCAATGGATTGCATAAAGGGGTGCCTCAGGATGAACAGCACGACCTTTTTGCATTGCCTGATTTTATAGATACCATGGTGACCAATGAATGGTTTGGTAGTAAAAGCGGACAGGGTTTTTATAAAAAGATAAAGAATGAGGATGGCTCCAGTGATATTCATTCCCTGGACCTGAATACCATGGAATATCGGGCCGGCAAAAAAGCCAGCTTCGCTACCCTGGAACAAACCAAAAGCATTGAAAAAGTCGAGGACCGCTTCAAGGTTTTAATAAAAGGAAAAGATAAGGCAGGAGAATTCTACAGGAAGAATCTTGCGGCCCTTTTTGCCTATGTATCAAACAGGATCCCGGAGATCACAGATGAACTCTATAAGATTGATGACGCTATGCGTGCCGGTTTTGGCTGGGAACAGGGCCCATTCCAGATCTGGGATGCCGTTGGGGTCAAAGAGGGAATAGAAATGATGAAGGCGGAGGGTTATGAACCTGCTGCGTGGGTGAAGGAAATGACAGAGAGTGGCAGCGATAGTTTTTATACAGTTAAAAACGGGAATACCTATTATTATGATATTCCCCAAAAAGCCCAGACCAAAGTTCCGGGACAGGATGCTTTCATTCTGCTGGATAACATCCGGGAATCCAAACAGGTATTTAAGAACAGCGGGGTTGTAGTTGAAGATCTTGGTGACGGGATCCTTAATGTAGAATTCCGCAGTAAAATGAACTCCATTGGAGGTGATGTCCTGGATGGTCTTAATAAGGCACTTGATCTTGCAGAAAGAGATTACCAGGGATTGGTGGTTGCCAATAACGGAAAGAACTTCTCTGTAGGTGCAAATATCGGGATGATCTTTATGATGGCCGTAGAACAGGAATATGATGAATTGAATGCTGCAGTAAAGTATTTCCAGGATACTATGATGCGTATGCGTTATTCTTCAATCCCAACGGTAGCAGCACCGCATGCAATGACACTTGGAGGTGGGTGTGAACTCTCCCTTCATGCAGACATGGTTGTGGCGGCCGCCGAAACCTACATAGGATTGGTAGAATTTGGAGTTGGGGTGATCCCCGGCGGGGGTGGTTCCAAGGAAATGACCCTGCGGGCAGCCGATACCTTTGAGAAAGATGATGTGGAATTGAACAGGTTGCGGGAGCATTTCCTTACCATAGGAATGGCCAAAGTTTCTACTTCGGCTTATGAAGCTTATGATCTGGGAATCCTTAAAAAAGGCAGGGATATAGTTGTTGTGAATCCGGACAGGCAATTGGCAATTGCCAAAAAGCATGCATTGTTAATGGCTGAAAATGGGTATACCAAACCCATTATGAGAAAAGACATTAAGGTACTGGGAAGACAGGCCCTGGGAGCCTTTTATGTAGGAACCGATCAAATGCTAGCAGGTAATTATATAAGTGAACACGACAAGAAGATCGCCAATAAACTGGCCTATGTCATGGCCGGTGGAGACCTTTCAGAAGCATCCTATGTAAGCGAGCAATATTTACTGGATCTTGAACGGGAAGCATTTTTATCCCTTACAGGAGAACGAAAAACCCTGGAAAGACTTGAGCATATGATCAAGAAAGGGAAGCCGCTAAGAAATTAA
- a CDS encoding four helix bundle protein translates to MHKLEDLKIWNKAMDIAEKTYLLLAGFPRDEKFGLISQIKRSAISIPSNIAEGAGRNTKGEFKNFLGIANGSSYELSTQLILSYRLKLIEKEKVIPVLNEVIEVQKMNYALIKSLGR, encoded by the coding sequence ATGCATAAACTGGAAGATCTTAAAATTTGGAATAAAGCTATGGATATAGCTGAAAAGACCTATTTGCTTTTAGCCGGTTTTCCAAGAGATGAGAAATTCGGATTAATAAGTCAGATAAAAAGAAGTGCTATTTCCATCCCTTCGAACATTGCTGAAGGTGCCGGTCGCAATACAAAAGGAGAATTTAAAAATTTCCTGGGAATTGCAAACGGTTCTTCCTACGAGCTCTCAACACAGTTAATACTTTCTTATCGCCTTAAACTAATAGAAAAAGAAAAAGTAATTCCTGTACTTAATGAAGTAATAGAAGTACAGAAAATGAATTATGCCTTAATAAAATCTTTAGGGCGTTGA
- a CDS encoding acetyl-CoA C-acyltransferase, producing MTKTAYIVKAYRTAVGKAPRGVFRFKRPDELAAETITYMMEQLPDFDKTRIDDVIVGNAMPEAEQGLNVGRFISLMGLKVEDVPGMTVNRYCASGLETIAIASAKIQAGMAHCIIAGGAESMSYIPMGGYKPVPDYKVAKEGNEDYYWGMGLTAEAVANQYNVSRQDQDEFAYNSHQKALKAQQENRFQDQIVPIKVEQTYVDENNKKQTRFYTVNQDEGPRADTSKELLAKLRPVFAEGGSVTAGNSSQMSDGAAFVMVMSEEMVKELNLEPIARLVSYAPVGLEPRIMGMGPVYAIPKALKQAGLKQDDLELIELNEAFASQSLAVMRELGLDQNRVNVNGGAIAMGHPLGCTGAKLSVQIFDEMRKRDLKNKYAMITMCVGTGQGAAGVYEFLS from the coding sequence ATGACAAAAACCGCTTACATCGTAAAAGCATATAGAACAGCCGTGGGGAAAGCACCGCGCGGAGTGTTCAGATTTAAAAGACCAGATGAGCTGGCTGCTGAAACCATTACTTATATGATGGAGCAGTTGCCGGATTTTGATAAAACAAGAATTGACGACGTGATAGTTGGAAATGCCATGCCGGAAGCCGAACAGGGATTAAACGTCGGTAGATTCATTTCCCTTATGGGATTAAAAGTTGAAGACGTACCCGGAATGACAGTAAACCGTTATTGCGCTTCTGGTCTTGAAACTATCGCCATTGCCTCTGCCAAGATTCAGGCAGGAATGGCCCATTGTATCATTGCCGGAGGAGCCGAGAGTATGAGCTACATTCCCATGGGAGGTTATAAACCCGTGCCGGATTATAAGGTGGCCAAAGAAGGGAATGAAGATTACTATTGGGGAATGGGGTTAACAGCTGAGGCTGTTGCCAATCAATACAATGTAAGCCGCCAGGACCAGGATGAATTTGCCTACAATTCTCACCAAAAAGCACTGAAAGCGCAACAGGAAAACCGTTTTCAGGATCAGATCGTTCCAATTAAAGTGGAGCAGACTTATGTTGATGAAAACAACAAAAAACAAACCCGTTTCTATACCGTAAACCAGGATGAAGGCCCACGGGCAGATACATCTAAAGAACTTTTGGCCAAACTTAGGCCTGTGTTTGCGGAGGGTGGAAGCGTAACCGCTGGAAATTCTTCACAAATGAGCGACGGGGCGGCATTTGTAATGGTGATGAGCGAAGAGATGGTGAAAGAGTTGAATCTTGAACCCATTGCAAGGTTGGTAAGCTATGCCCCAGTTGGGTTGGAACCCAGAATCATGGGTATGGGTCCTGTATATGCAATTCCAAAAGCATTAAAACAAGCCGGTTTAAAACAGGATGACCTGGAATTGATCGAGTTGAATGAGGCTTTTGCGTCGCAATCCCTTGCAGTAATGCGGGAATTGGGATTGGATCAAAACAGGGTAAATGTAAATGGAGGTGCAATCGCTATGGGTCACCCACTTGGATGCACCGGCGCAAAACTTTCAGTACAGATTTTTGATGAAATGCGAAAACGCGATCTTAAGAACAAATATGCAATGATTACCATGTGTGTAGGTACGGGACAGGGAGCAGCAGGCGTCTATGAATTTCTTTCTTAA
- a CDS encoding acyl-CoA dehydrogenase family protein: MSTQTNTKQDLIRGGQFLVKETKSEQVFTPEDFTDEQKMMKDSVREFVDREIWPHKEEFEKKNYALTEELMRKAGEMGFLGVSVEEEYGGLGMGFVTTMLVVDHISGATGSFSTAFGAHSGIGTLPISLYGTEEQKKKYLPKLTTGEWFGSYALTEPGAGSDANSGKTKAVLSEDGSHYKITGQKMWISNAGFCNLMIVFARIEDDKNITGFIVEYDRANPNGISLGEEEKKLGIHSSSTRQVFFNETKVPVENMLSERGSGFKIAMNALNVGRIKLAGACLDAQRRVITSAVNYANERVQFNTPIAQFGAIKSKLAEMATSAYVGEAASYRAAKDIEDRIAIRQENGESHQEAELKGVEEFAIECSILKVAVSEDLQNCTDEGVQIFGGMGFSADAPMESAWRDARITRIYEGTNEINRMLCVGMLVKKAMKGHVDLLGPATKVGEELTGIPSFDKPDYSELFAEEKEIIQNLKKVFLMVAGSAVQKFGAELEQHQQLLLASADILIEIYMAESGILRTEKNVARLGEETQKEQIAMSKLYLYHAVDIINARAKEGIISIAQGDEQRMMLMGLKRYTKYQNHPNIVELRNLIADKVISENKYSF, from the coding sequence ATGAGCACACAAACCAACACTAAACAAGACCTCATTAGAGGTGGCCAGTTCCTGGTAAAGGAGACCAAAAGCGAGCAGGTTTTTACTCCCGAAGACTTTACCGATGAGCAAAAAATGATGAAAGATTCTGTACGGGAATTTGTTGATCGCGAAATCTGGCCTCACAAGGAAGAATTTGAAAAGAAAAACTACGCACTTACTGAAGAGTTGATGCGTAAAGCAGGAGAAATGGGGTTTCTGGGGGTTTCCGTTGAAGAGGAATACGGCGGACTGGGAATGGGCTTTGTAACTACAATGTTGGTTGTAGATCATATTTCAGGAGCCACAGGATCCTTTTCTACCGCCTTTGGCGCCCACTCGGGAATTGGTACATTGCCTATTTCCCTTTACGGAACCGAAGAGCAAAAGAAAAAATATTTACCAAAACTTACAACGGGAGAATGGTTTGGGTCATATGCCCTTACTGAACCGGGAGCTGGTAGTGATGCCAACAGCGGGAAGACTAAAGCCGTTCTTTCTGAAGATGGCTCGCATTACAAGATCACCGGTCAAAAAATGTGGATCTCCAATGCCGGTTTCTGTAACTTAATGATAGTGTTCGCCAGAATTGAAGATGATAAGAATATTACAGGATTTATAGTAGAATATGACCGGGCGAATCCCAATGGAATTAGTCTTGGAGAAGAAGAAAAGAAACTGGGAATACACTCCTCCTCTACCCGCCAGGTATTTTTTAATGAGACCAAAGTTCCTGTAGAAAATATGCTTTCAGAGCGAGGCAGCGGCTTCAAAATCGCAATGAACGCACTTAATGTGGGCCGTATAAAACTCGCGGGAGCTTGTCTTGACGCGCAACGAAGAGTGATAACTTCTGCAGTGAATTATGCCAATGAACGGGTACAATTTAACACCCCTATCGCGCAATTTGGAGCTATAAAATCAAAACTGGCCGAAATGGCAACTTCAGCTTATGTTGGTGAAGCTGCTTCATACCGGGCAGCAAAAGATATTGAAGACAGGATAGCAATAAGACAGGAAAATGGGGAATCACACCAGGAAGCCGAATTGAAAGGGGTTGAAGAATTTGCCATAGAGTGCTCTATTCTTAAAGTGGCAGTATCTGAAGATCTTCAGAATTGCACAGATGAAGGTGTTCAAATATTTGGTGGAATGGGCTTCTCTGCAGATGCGCCTATGGAGTCTGCCTGGAGAGATGCGCGTATTACCCGTATCTATGAAGGCACAAATGAAATAAACCGGATGCTGTGTGTTGGAATGCTGGTTAAGAAAGCGATGAAAGGTCATGTAGACCTTTTAGGCCCTGCCACCAAGGTGGGAGAAGAACTAACCGGGATCCCCTCTTTTGATAAACCAGATTATTCTGAATTATTTGCTGAAGAGAAGGAGATCATCCAAAATCTGAAAAAAGTATTTTTAATGGTGGCAGGAAGCGCTGTTCAAAAATTTGGAGCCGAACTGGAACAACACCAGCAGCTTTTACTTGCCTCGGCCGATATTCTTATTGAAATTTACATGGCAGAATCGGGGATTCTGCGTACTGAAAAGAACGTTGCAAGATTGGGAGAAGAGACTCAAAAAGAACAAATCGCAATGTCTAAATTATATTTATATCACGCTGTAGATATAATTAATGCACGCGCAAAAGAGGGTATAATTTCCATCGCGCAGGGTGATGAACAAAGAATGATGTTAATGGGATTGAAGCGATATACAAAATATCAAAACCATCCTAATATCGTTGAATTGAGAAACCTTATTGCCGATAAGGTTATTTCTGAAAATAAATATTCGTTTTAA
- a CDS encoding glycoside hydrolase family 15 protein has translation MENLDYGIIGNGKSAALVSKTGSIDWCCLPHFNSAGVFSKLLDKEIGGSFSLDVTDDYAIIQEYLWKTNILSTVYDNGEDAFQLIDFMPRYQKEDGSYYSPPDIIRFIRLLKGSPSFKVKYDPRLDFSHQKTFNENKGDYIKSFTEEGKYESLYLYSSLDLDKIRNYEEITLESNAYMLLGYHEKLINQSLDRSYLKFQRTKTYWMNWSEKTTHYTSYNEEILRSALVLKALTFEKSGAVLAAATTSLPETIGEERNWDYRFCWIRDASMVIKVMAGLGHTKSAKDFLQFIINLIPHKDEKIQIMYGINGEKDLTEQILTHLNGYEGSKPVRIGNAAYIQKQNDIYGILMEVIYQQFIQFETSLENSEELWTITRGIVKIVEAHWKQPDKGIWELRTEDRHFVFSKLLCWVAIDRAIRIGEILRKGINDEKWKALRTEIYNDIYEKGWNEEVGAYTQSYGSKDLDASTLLMEQYGFIKARDPRFVSTVKATEKQLCRDGLLYRYKNQDDFGTPSSSFTICTFWFIDSLYKIGERERAKEMFDKLLSYSNHLGLFSEDIDFETKRLLGNFPQAYSHLALIETAANFSKGLIPEEDLIPS, from the coding sequence ATGGAAAATTTAGATTACGGGATAATAGGGAATGGGAAGAGTGCAGCGTTGGTTTCAAAAACCGGTTCAATTGATTGGTGTTGTTTGCCGCATTTTAATTCGGCAGGAGTATTTTCAAAACTTCTTGACAAGGAAATAGGCGGGAGTTTTTCCCTCGATGTAACAGATGATTACGCAATTATCCAGGAATACCTTTGGAAAACAAATATTCTTAGTACCGTATATGATAATGGAGAGGATGCTTTTCAATTAATAGATTTTATGCCCCGTTATCAAAAGGAAGACGGTTCATACTATTCGCCACCGGATATCATCAGGTTTATCCGGTTATTAAAAGGAAGCCCATCATTCAAAGTTAAATATGATCCCCGATTAGATTTCTCGCATCAAAAAACTTTTAATGAGAACAAAGGTGATTACATTAAAAGTTTTACTGAAGAAGGCAAATATGAATCTCTTTACCTGTACTCCAGTTTAGACCTTGATAAGATCAGGAATTATGAAGAAATTACACTGGAAAGCAATGCCTATATGTTATTGGGATACCATGAAAAACTTATTAATCAAAGTCTTGACCGAAGTTATTTAAAATTCCAGCGCACCAAAACTTATTGGATGAACTGGAGTGAAAAAACCACTCATTACACTTCTTATAATGAGGAGATCCTTAGAAGCGCTTTAGTTTTAAAAGCCTTAACCTTTGAAAAATCAGGGGCGGTTCTTGCCGCCGCTACCACTTCTCTCCCTGAAACTATTGGAGAGGAAAGAAACTGGGACTACCGTTTTTGCTGGATAAGAGATGCATCTATGGTAATAAAGGTGATGGCGGGGTTAGGCCATACCAAGTCGGCGAAGGATTTTCTCCAATTCATTATTAACCTTATTCCTCACAAAGATGAAAAGATCCAGATCATGTATGGTATCAATGGGGAAAAGGACCTTACAGAGCAAATTCTTACACATTTGAATGGATATGAAGGTTCCAAACCCGTAAGGATTGGAAATGCGGCCTACATTCAAAAACAAAATGATATTTACGGGATCCTCATGGAAGTGATCTACCAGCAATTTATTCAATTTGAAACATCGCTTGAAAACAGTGAAGAGCTCTGGACCATTACCCGGGGAATTGTAAAAATTGTTGAAGCCCACTGGAAACAGCCGGATAAAGGAATCTGGGAGTTGAGGACTGAAGATCGCCATTTTGTTTTCAGCAAACTTTTGTGCTGGGTTGCCATAGATAGAGCTATTAGAATAGGGGAGATACTTAGAAAAGGTATCAATGATGAAAAATGGAAAGCTTTACGTACCGAAATTTACAATGATATTTATGAGAAGGGTTGGAATGAAGAGGTAGGAGCTTATACACAATCCTATGGTTCTAAGGATCTGGATGCATCTACCTTATTAATGGAGCAATATGGATTTATTAAGGCCCGGGATCCGCGCTTTGTGAGTACCGTGAAAGCTACCGAAAAGCAATTATGCCGGGACGGGTTACTTTACCGGTATAAAAATCAGGATGATTTTGGAACACCCTCTTCTTCTTTTACTATTTGTACTTTTTGGTTTATAGACAGCCTTTACAAAATAGGGGAGCGCGAACGGGCTAAAGAGATGTTTGATAAACTCTTGTCTTACAGCAACCACCTGGGACTTTTTAGTGAAGATATAGATTTTGAAACCAAAAGACTTTTAGGGAATTTCCCGCAAGCCTATTCCCACCTTGCTCTTATAGAAACTGCAGCTAACTTCTCAAAGGGATTAATTCCCGAGGAAGATCTCATTCCTTCATAA